A section of the Hyalangium minutum genome encodes:
- a CDS encoding methyl-accepting chemotaxis protein, producing the protein MKLPHLGTLKLRGHLTLYCSLVAAVPLLAFAWIESTEFHRWMKQQVQDSLEREAAGLKDLIEATLVEREADVRTWTEDHALREAMERNDSARSDLELASFLRRSPTFRGLVLFNVEGQAIASSPPELRAAFEGRELKVLATPWFRSAQEEQVTSEGFTAAEDAAFHGRVLPLALPVYGVTEPRKLGVLLAAYDWERLGKVVEPALARARRRAQSSFALEVRRPDGTLLFNSKAGAARQGVRLVTVEVTNGTELRDVGDGWRFVASVDPSEAYRMLTRADVLGIGLAAVFAAVAAGGSFLLARRITRPLRALSEMVARIVQQGDLTVPLPSSHRRDEVGDLANAFAKMVEHLRGTTAGLQHGMRVLKDTVSELQQANRQQERNIARQAAALQQTQVTAQEIRQSSLVAAEKADMVLNVAERAEEVGRLGEAALAGGLGGFEELRVQVEQMALRIAQLSERSQQIGGITQTVKELADQSNMLALNAAIEAVRSGEHGKGFSVVAREIRSLADQSIQATERVRDILGDISQAMLSAAKMTELGYMRMEEGLEQVRASGSNLRELTTITQDNSAAVRQIAASVSQQNAGIAQIFGAVTDLSAMMNETVLSLQATTKATHALQEVSEQMQQVARSYRIS; encoded by the coding sequence ATGAAACTCCCTCACCTTGGCACCCTCAAGCTACGCGGGCACCTGACGCTCTACTGCAGCCTGGTAGCCGCGGTGCCACTGCTCGCCTTTGCCTGGATCGAGTCCACCGAGTTCCATCGGTGGATGAAGCAGCAGGTCCAGGACTCCCTGGAGCGAGAGGCGGCGGGCCTCAAGGATCTCATCGAAGCCACGCTGGTGGAGCGCGAGGCGGACGTGCGCACCTGGACGGAGGATCACGCCCTGCGCGAGGCGATGGAGCGCAACGACTCCGCCCGGAGCGACCTGGAGCTCGCTTCCTTCCTGCGCCGCTCGCCCACCTTCCGAGGGCTGGTGCTCTTCAACGTGGAAGGCCAGGCCATCGCCTCCAGTCCTCCCGAGCTGCGCGCCGCCTTCGAGGGCCGCGAGCTGAAGGTGCTCGCCACCCCGTGGTTCCGCTCCGCCCAGGAGGAGCAGGTGACGAGCGAGGGGTTCACGGCCGCGGAGGATGCGGCCTTCCATGGGCGGGTGCTGCCCCTGGCCCTGCCCGTCTACGGTGTCACCGAGCCCCGCAAGCTCGGCGTGCTGCTGGCCGCGTATGACTGGGAGCGGCTCGGCAAGGTGGTAGAGCCCGCGCTGGCCCGCGCCCGGAGGCGCGCCCAGAGCAGCTTCGCGCTCGAGGTGCGGCGGCCAGACGGCACGCTGCTCTTCAACTCGAAGGCCGGGGCCGCCCGCCAGGGAGTGAGGCTGGTGACCGTCGAGGTGACCAACGGCACCGAGCTCCGGGACGTGGGAGACGGCTGGCGGTTCGTGGCCAGCGTGGATCCCTCCGAGGCGTACCGCATGCTGACCCGGGCGGATGTGCTGGGAATTGGGCTGGCGGCGGTATTCGCGGCGGTGGCGGCGGGGGGCTCTTTCCTGTTGGCCCGGCGCATCACCCGCCCCCTGCGCGCCTTGAGCGAGATGGTGGCCCGCATCGTCCAGCAGGGGGACTTGACCGTGCCGCTGCCGTCGAGCCACCGGAGGGATGAGGTGGGAGACCTGGCGAACGCCTTCGCGAAGATGGTGGAGCACCTGCGCGGGACGACGGCGGGACTCCAGCACGGCATGCGAGTGCTCAAGGACACCGTGTCCGAGTTGCAGCAGGCCAACCGCCAGCAGGAGCGGAACATCGCCCGCCAGGCCGCCGCGCTCCAGCAGACGCAGGTGACGGCGCAGGAGATCCGGCAGTCCTCGCTGGTGGCCGCGGAGAAGGCGGACATGGTGCTGAACGTGGCCGAGCGCGCCGAGGAGGTGGGCCGCCTGGGCGAGGCCGCGCTCGCCGGAGGCCTGGGAGGCTTCGAGGAGCTGCGCGTCCAGGTGGAGCAGATGGCCCTGCGAATCGCCCAGCTCAGCGAGCGCAGCCAGCAGATCGGCGGGATTACGCAGACGGTGAAAGAGCTGGCGGATCAGTCCAACATGCTGGCGCTCAACGCGGCCATCGAGGCGGTGCGCAGCGGAGAGCACGGCAAGGGCTTCTCGGTGGTGGCGCGGGAGATCCGCTCGCTGGCGGATCAGTCCATCCAGGCCACCGAGCGCGTGCGGGACATCCTCGGCGACATCAGCCAGGCCATGCTCTCGGCGGCGAAGATGACAGAGCTGGGCTACATGCGCATGGAAGAGGGCCTGGAGCAGGTGCGCGCCAGCGGCAGCAACCTCCGGGAGCTGACCACCATCACCCAGGACAACTCGGCGGCGGTGCGGCAGATCGCCGCCTCGGTGAGCCAGCAGAACGCGGGCATCGCGCAGATCTTCGGCGCGGTGACGGACCTGTCCGCGATGATGAACGAGACGGTGCTCAGCCTGCAGGCCACCACCAAGGCCACGCACGCGCTGCAAGAGGTGTCCGAGCAGATGCAGCAGGTGGCGCGCAGCTACCGCATCTCGTAG
- a CDS encoding host attachment protein, with the protein MADKLWILVGNASRMRLFSADERGDDWQLREEFRHDESRAHNGDLKEQRDNPNGGTLHGPNEETEPDARQELEHERFARELAGRLERGVDSHTFERLIIAAPPTFLGRLRKALSKRVLQRLVLDLDADYSNVPARELPNRVPVI; encoded by the coding sequence ATGGCAGACAAGCTCTGGATTCTGGTGGGCAACGCGAGCCGCATGCGGCTGTTCTCGGCGGATGAGCGTGGCGATGACTGGCAGCTCCGGGAGGAGTTCCGCCACGACGAGAGCCGCGCGCACAACGGGGACTTGAAGGAGCAGCGGGACAATCCCAACGGAGGCACCCTCCACGGCCCGAATGAAGAGACAGAGCCGGATGCGCGGCAAGAGCTGGAGCACGAACGGTTCGCCCGGGAGTTGGCCGGCCGCCTGGAGCGCGGGGTGGACAGTCATACCTTCGAGCGCCTGATTATCGCGGCTCCTCCCACCTTCCTCGGCCGGCTGCGCAAGGCATTGAGCAAGCGCGTCCTGCAGAGGTTGGTGCTGGATCTGGATGCGGACTACTCCAACGTGCCGGCCCGCGAGCTGCCCAACCGCGTTCCTGTAATCTAG
- a CDS encoding M20/M25/M40 family metallo-hydrolase: MSELSEAAAAWLSGRLGEMEEALAALVEVNSFTENPEGGRKVGALLRDVLALPGLFAEVVFSRRYADHLVFRSRGKEGVAPIALVGHLDTVFPPGKFEGYRKDGALRRGPGVLDMKGGLVVIAWALKALAASGGLDAIPPLRVVVVSDEEVGSPEGANVIRNAIGGAQACLVFESGRMGDAIITRRKGTGAVKAIAHGRAAHAGNAHQEGANALWALARFIDGVQQLTDYPRGLTVNVGRVVGGQGKNTVPDQAEADVDLRFCTRKEGEELLQRFHEAGAQAAAGIPGTRIELTGGVSREPLERSEASAALMGAYGACAHVSGLGTAEAPLIGGGSDASTSSGMGIPSIDGLGPRGKGFHTVEEYIEVDTLIPKAQALARFLASRGA; the protein is encoded by the coding sequence ATGAGCGAGCTGAGTGAGGCAGCGGCCGCTTGGTTGTCGGGCCGGCTGGGGGAGATGGAGGAGGCGCTGGCGGCACTGGTCGAGGTGAACTCCTTCACGGAGAACCCCGAGGGAGGCCGCAAGGTCGGTGCGCTCCTGCGGGACGTGCTGGCCCTGCCGGGCCTCTTCGCGGAGGTGGTGTTCAGCCGCCGGTATGCGGATCACCTCGTGTTCCGCTCTCGCGGTAAGGAGGGGGTGGCGCCCATCGCTTTGGTGGGACACCTGGATACCGTCTTCCCGCCGGGCAAGTTCGAGGGCTACCGGAAGGATGGCGCGCTGCGCCGGGGCCCCGGGGTGCTGGACATGAAGGGCGGGCTCGTCGTCATCGCCTGGGCCCTCAAGGCGCTGGCCGCCTCGGGAGGTCTGGACGCGATTCCACCGCTGCGGGTGGTGGTGGTGTCCGACGAGGAGGTGGGCTCGCCCGAGGGGGCGAATGTGATCCGCAACGCCATTGGCGGCGCCCAGGCCTGCCTCGTCTTCGAGTCCGGCCGGATGGGAGACGCCATCATCACCCGGCGCAAGGGCACCGGTGCGGTGAAGGCCATCGCACATGGCCGGGCCGCCCACGCGGGCAATGCCCACCAGGAGGGGGCCAATGCGCTGTGGGCCCTGGCTCGGTTCATTGATGGGGTGCAGCAGCTGACGGACTACCCACGAGGTTTGACCGTCAATGTGGGCCGGGTGGTGGGAGGGCAGGGGAAGAACACGGTGCCGGACCAGGCCGAGGCGGATGTGGACCTGCGCTTCTGTACGCGCAAGGAGGGCGAGGAGCTGCTGCAGCGCTTCCACGAGGCCGGGGCCCAGGCCGCCGCAGGTATTCCCGGCACGCGCATCGAGCTGACCGGGGGGGTATCCCGCGAGCCGCTGGAGCGCTCCGAGGCGTCCGCGGCGCTGATGGGGGCGTATGGGGCCTGCGCCCACGTCTCCGGCCTGGGCACTGCCGAGGCCCCGCTGATCGGCGGAGGCTCGGATGCCAGCACCTCGTCCGGGATGGGGATCCCCTCCATTGATGGGCTGGGCCCCCGGGGCAAGGGCTTCCACACCGTGGAGGAGTACATCGAGGTGGATACTTTGATCCCCAAGGCGCAAGCCCTGGCGCGCTTCCTGGCCTCGCGAGGTGCATAA
- a CDS encoding serine/threonine-protein kinase, protein MGGEDPIAQTVLSSVASPGDAMRSVQEAQAGEVLGNYQLERLLGEGSMGQVFQARHVRLGRQVALKVLRPQHARDISFVRRFFQEARSVNQINHEHIVEIFDFVEDLERGHVYCVMELLRGQSLAEVMKEQPLTLERIQRIGVQVCAALGAAHRLGVVHRDVKPDNLFVMNRGGQKDFVKVLDFGVAKILTSEGTGNTLDGTIIGTPTYMAPEQAAGLPVDQRADIYAVGNLLYEMLAGRPPFQAPAFGQLVVQIITQAPPPLPERLASGELMPRALAELVLRCLAKEPEARPQSLEEVTTALLTLTAKASLAPLDDEEEDIPTQRTRMPELWWLRPRLPLLVGSMAVAMLAGALTWRALDRVLHKDEVPVAALASEAPAPVALAPVTLTVRTVPAGAKVVRADTGEALGVTPLVKELPRSQAPLGLRVELAGYVSLEREVRLDSPSVIEVPLAKAKPTPSAPTSVKAAPRKEVKRDELIDPFAQ, encoded by the coding sequence ATGGGTGGCGAAGACCCTATTGCGCAGACCGTGTTGTCCAGCGTGGCCTCCCCAGGTGACGCGATGCGGAGCGTTCAAGAAGCCCAGGCAGGTGAAGTGCTGGGCAATTACCAGCTCGAGCGGCTCCTGGGCGAAGGCTCCATGGGGCAGGTCTTCCAAGCCCGCCATGTGCGGCTGGGACGGCAGGTGGCGCTCAAGGTGCTCCGCCCTCAGCACGCCCGGGACATCAGCTTCGTCCGGCGCTTCTTCCAGGAGGCCCGCTCCGTCAACCAGATCAACCACGAGCACATCGTGGAGATCTTCGACTTCGTCGAGGACCTGGAGCGCGGCCACGTCTACTGCGTGATGGAGCTGCTGCGAGGCCAGAGCCTCGCGGAGGTCATGAAGGAGCAGCCGCTGACGCTGGAGCGCATCCAGCGCATCGGCGTGCAGGTGTGCGCGGCGCTCGGTGCGGCCCACAGGCTCGGGGTGGTGCACCGGGATGTGAAGCCGGACAACCTCTTCGTCATGAACCGCGGGGGCCAGAAGGACTTCGTGAAGGTGCTGGACTTCGGCGTGGCGAAGATCCTCACCTCCGAGGGCACTGGCAACACCCTCGACGGCACCATCATCGGTACGCCCACGTACATGGCGCCCGAGCAGGCCGCAGGCCTGCCGGTGGATCAGCGCGCCGACATCTACGCGGTGGGCAACCTCCTCTACGAGATGCTGGCAGGGCGGCCGCCGTTCCAGGCCCCTGCGTTCGGCCAGCTCGTGGTGCAGATCATCACCCAGGCGCCACCGCCGCTGCCCGAGCGGCTGGCCTCGGGTGAGCTGATGCCCCGGGCGCTGGCGGAGCTGGTGCTGCGCTGCCTGGCCAAGGAGCCCGAGGCCCGGCCGCAGTCGCTCGAAGAGGTGACGACGGCGCTGCTGACGCTGACGGCGAAGGCGTCCCTTGCTCCCCTCGACGACGAGGAGGAGGACATCCCCACCCAGCGCACGCGGATGCCGGAGCTGTGGTGGCTGCGCCCGCGCCTGCCCCTCCTGGTGGGCAGCATGGCTGTGGCGATGCTGGCCGGCGCGCTCACGTGGAGAGCCCTGGATCGGGTGTTGCACAAGGACGAGGTGCCCGTGGCGGCCCTGGCCTCGGAGGCCCCAGCCCCGGTGGCGCTGGCCCCGGTGACACTCACGGTGCGCACGGTGCCTGCGGGTGCGAAGGTGGTCCGCGCGGACACGGGAGAGGCGCTCGGCGTCACGCCACTGGTGAAGGAGCTGCCGCGCTCGCAGGCCCCGCTGGGGCTGCGCGTGGAGCTGGCGGGCTATGTGTCCCTGGAGCGCGAGGTGCGGTTGGACTCGCCCTCTGTCATCGAAGTTCCCCTGGCCAAGGCGAAGCCGACTCCCTCGGCTCCCACTTCGGTCAAGGCAGCCCCGCGCAAGGAGGTGAAGCGCGATGAGCTCATCGATCCGTTCGCGCAGTGA
- a CDS encoding tetratricopeptide repeat protein, whose translation MSSSIRSRSERWWLATLLAALCTLVPGPAVGAELTSEAKAQARVKFSEGNAAYEQSKFREALKFFEAAYELAPLPGFLFNVAQCHRQLGNFSQAASAYRRYLSLSEKEPANAAMVKDLIAEMDSKARQQTASRAAAGKSVASAKATPKDRPEAASAKSAELRDGVKPAAAKRPLDIRPSRSMVVEQNTLPPAAMPSAPAPEVQQPVTRKWWLWAGVGAATALVAGGVIYAVTAPEPRPATLGTIPGR comes from the coding sequence ATGAGCTCATCGATCCGTTCGCGCAGTGAGCGCTGGTGGTTGGCCACCCTGCTGGCCGCGCTGTGCACGCTGGTGCCGGGGCCCGCGGTGGGTGCCGAGCTCACCAGCGAGGCCAAGGCGCAGGCACGCGTGAAGTTCAGCGAGGGCAACGCCGCCTATGAGCAGAGCAAGTTCCGCGAGGCGCTGAAGTTCTTCGAGGCTGCCTACGAGTTGGCACCGCTGCCGGGCTTCCTCTTCAACGTGGCGCAGTGCCACCGGCAGCTCGGAAATTTCTCCCAGGCGGCCTCCGCCTACCGGCGCTACCTGTCCCTCTCCGAGAAGGAGCCCGCCAACGCGGCGATGGTGAAGGATCTGATCGCGGAGATGGACTCCAAGGCCCGGCAGCAGACCGCGAGCCGCGCCGCGGCCGGCAAGTCCGTGGCCAGCGCGAAGGCCACGCCGAAGGATCGCCCCGAGGCTGCTTCCGCCAAGTCGGCCGAGCTGCGCGATGGAGTGAAGCCCGCCGCGGCAAAGAGGCCGCTGGATATCCGCCCGTCCCGCTCGATGGTGGTGGAGCAGAACACCCTGCCTCCCGCCGCGATGCCCAGCGCTCCGGCTCCGGAGGTCCAGCAGCCGGTGACTCGCAAGTGGTGGCTGTGGGCGGGAGTGGGAGCGGCGACGGCGCTCGTGGCGGGAGGCGTCATCTACGCCGTCACCGCGCCCGAGCCGCGGCCGGCCACTCTGGGGACCATTCCCGGGCGGTAG
- a CDS encoding FHA domain-containing protein, translating into MARSLLLSLLVRQHLVLKEKFRARYPHSWLVWEAGAWNVPETGRQNIAATQLPVSDLRDCLPAGDALCFELVALNETENVLPLGRASHNAFVINDATVSREHLVLRTGPYGQWMVEAVSKSSPVKLDGVELKPGHPVPLVPGARLELGDVRLTFYDAAGFYSRIDRLGASLTAKAESAQAT; encoded by the coding sequence ATGGCGCGATCCCTGTTGCTCTCCCTCTTGGTCCGTCAGCATCTGGTGCTGAAAGAGAAGTTCCGGGCCCGTTATCCTCACTCCTGGCTCGTCTGGGAGGCTGGCGCGTGGAATGTGCCCGAGACGGGCCGCCAGAACATCGCGGCCACCCAGCTGCCCGTGTCGGATCTGCGCGACTGCCTGCCCGCAGGCGATGCGCTCTGCTTCGAGCTGGTGGCCCTCAACGAGACGGAGAACGTGCTGCCGCTGGGGCGGGCCTCGCACAACGCTTTCGTCATCAATGACGCCACCGTCTCGCGCGAGCACCTGGTGCTGCGCACCGGTCCGTATGGGCAGTGGATGGTCGAGGCCGTGTCCAAGTCCAGCCCCGTGAAGCTCGACGGCGTGGAGCTGAAGCCCGGCCACCCCGTGCCGCTCGTGCCCGGTGCGCGGCTCGAGCTGGGAGACGTGCGGCTGACCTTCTATGACGCGGCCGGCTTCTACTCCCGCATCGACCGGCTCGGCGCCAGCCTCACCGCCAAGGCCGAGAGCGCGCAAGCCACGTAG
- a CDS encoding ATP-grasp domain-containing protein, translating to MDVAIVTYSGLPQLDAYDAPLLSALTALGLDARPCIWDDPAMDWRTPQVAVIRTTWDSHLRRDAFVAWASKAGKLTRLHNPPDILRWNTHKAYLRELEAKGIPFTPTVWVPHRGTVSLDSVMRERGWDTVVLKPTVSAGALKTYRFHRSELEAAQPMLDQLAAEGEVMVQPYLTRFETEGERAYLFFDGAFSHAVRRPPGLKESPRGFPQPHLFEPIPEELRLAEDVLAAVGQPLLYARVDVATDNEGCTRLQELEATEPSLFLSLDPSAPERLAHAIARKL from the coding sequence TTGGACGTCGCCATCGTCACCTACTCCGGTCTGCCGCAGCTCGACGCCTACGATGCGCCCCTCCTCTCTGCCCTCACCGCGCTGGGGCTCGACGCGCGCCCGTGCATCTGGGACGACCCCGCCATGGACTGGCGCACCCCTCAGGTCGCGGTGATTCGCACCACCTGGGACAGCCACCTGCGCCGGGACGCTTTCGTCGCCTGGGCCTCCAAGGCGGGCAAGCTCACCCGCCTCCACAACCCGCCGGACATCCTCCGCTGGAACACGCACAAGGCCTACCTGCGCGAGCTGGAGGCGAAGGGCATCCCCTTCACTCCCACTGTCTGGGTTCCGCACCGGGGCACCGTGTCACTCGACTCCGTGATGCGCGAGCGAGGCTGGGACACCGTGGTGCTCAAGCCCACGGTCTCCGCTGGGGCGCTGAAGACCTACCGCTTCCACCGCTCCGAGCTCGAGGCCGCCCAGCCCATGCTGGACCAGCTGGCCGCCGAAGGCGAGGTGATGGTGCAGCCCTACCTCACCCGCTTCGAGACCGAGGGCGAGCGCGCCTACCTCTTCTTCGACGGCGCCTTCAGCCATGCCGTGCGCCGGCCACCGGGACTCAAGGAGTCGCCCCGGGGCTTCCCGCAGCCCCACCTCTTCGAGCCCATCCCCGAAGAGCTGCGGCTGGCCGAGGACGTGCTTGCCGCCGTGGGCCAGCCCCTGCTCTACGCCCGCGTGGATGTAGCCACCGACAACGAGGGCTGCACCCGCCTCCAAGAGCTCGAGGCCACCGAGCCCAGTCTCTTCCTCAGCTTGGATCCCTCGGCCCCCGAGCGCCTTGCCCATGCCATTGCTCGCAAGCTATAG